A stretch of DNA from Babesia bovis T2Bo chromosome 2, whole genome shotgun sequence:
GTTATTACATCGGGGTCCCGTGTATATTCCACCTGAGTTCATGGCTTATCGCGTGGTAAAGGCAATAGTGACGCACAATAGGTTGCCATGGAACTTCATGGAATCTGATTTCTGTCGGGTATTCGATGCACCTATTAATCGTTGGCAGTATGAAAGAATAATGTTATTTAACACGTCGCCGGTGGGAAATGCAACATCTCCTTTGCAATCGGACTCCATGGATTTACGTGTCATGTCTTTTAACATCCTCTCTCCTACATACGTTGCTACTGATGAAGCTATACAACGCTTTTTTCCTTACTGCCCTCATGAATGGCTAGACAGCAGCTATCGCAATCCTTTGATTCTAAGGGAGATCTTCTTATTACGCCCGCATATTCTGTGTTTGCAGGAATGTGCTACAAGCGCTTATCGTAACTATATAGAGCCAGTTCTGGGCCAACAATACTATTCGTGGTTGACTATAAAGAACACTACTTCGGATGAAGGTTGCTGCATATTCATAAAGAAGGACATATTTGATGTGGTTGATGTACAGAGTTTAATGTTCAAGGAGCAGATTCTTAGACCTGAATATTCTGACCTTTTAAATCGTATTGGGGCGCCAAATTGGTTGAATTACGATGAGAAGACTTATTTTAGCAAATTCCATACTGTTTTCCAACTAGGATGCTTTGTGAACAGATCTAATGAAAAGTCCAACTACTTGTTTTTAGCGAATTCGCATTTATATTTCCACCCAAGTGGCAAGCACATTCGTTTGTTACAGACTTATGTCTTACTTTATGAGCTGGAGCGTTTCAAGAAAAGATGTGGTGATAAGTTCGGGTTTGACATAGAAACGGAGTCTGTAACTATTATTTGTGGTGACTTTAACTCCTTTAGTAGTGAAGGTGCCTATCACCTTGTCGTCAACggttggattccatatcaCCATGAGGACTTTGAATATGGTCTTCGGTATTCTCACGAAAGGTTCATTCCGTCAGCGCAAAACAAGCAATATTTAGATTCTCGGATGAATGGTACACCCTATAGCTTCGGTGAACAAAGTGAAAGACTAGAGGTACCTAATTACCAAGGATACCATGATGCTTATTCCGGTCATGAACTTCCATTCACCAACTTCGTGAAGACTTTCTCCGGTACTCTGGACTATATATTCCACTCTAACAATATAAAGGTAGGTTTTGAATTTATATGATCATTTGTCGTAAGGTTAAGCGTTGTTTACCTGGTATTACTACTAGGGATGCTCAGGAGTATGAAGGATTACCGTCTAAATTATATCCGTCCGATCACATATCAATAGCAGCGGATTTTTAGACATTGGCTACAGTATAATGTTTACATCAGTTATATCATGTAGTGTGCTGCACATCAATGTTTAAGAATATAAACTTGGGGTTATAATTctaatttatatttttcttATTATCATAGTATACGCATCTGTTTATTCTGCTATCAAATGTTATTACATAATTGGTCATTTAATTTATGACCAATTACTTTATCGCATAAACGTTACCAGTCACGATGGTTCAAGATATCGCCAATACACACGATGGTAGGTATTACTGGATTATTGCCATCAGAGATCCTTGCATACGTTACGTTTCGAGCCAATTTATTAATGGAAGATAGCATGGGATCTTAGGGTGTCTATCTCTCAGCCAACTGTAGTTATGCCTTATGCAAACATGAAGACAACACACACTGACAACTTCGACAGTCTTTTATCTTGTTAAACTCATATCACTTACTGTGACGTCCTAATTTTATTTTGCAGGTGATGACTCTGATCCTCTAGACGCCTTTTTGAATTCCATTGGGGACTTGAGGGACGACAATACTACGGAAGGATGCGATGCCGGATCCGATGATCACCATGATGCAGCTGGCATCGTTACTCCTAATGTGGACAATATAAAGAAAAATGACAATGGTGTCCAACAATCTGTTGCCAAGGCTACCTGCAATCGCTTATTTGATGACATATATCTAGTAGATCCTAAGGTTGATTCAATACCATTAAGTGATGTTGTTAAATTGAAAAAACGCTTGGGAATAGAGACCATGGGTGTCAGGGTCCCGAAACCGACTGTTTCATTTCAGTCTCTTGAGCGCACTATACCTGCTACGCTAACGAAACGGTTGTCTAAGTTAGGTTATTTAGAACCAACGCCAATGCAATGTCAGGCTTTACCTGTTTTACTTCAGGGTAGAG
This window harbors:
- a CDS encoding endonuclease/exonuclease/phosphatase family protein, whose product is MILLATRHTSSFKSPSVLPLCRNKHNFNPLYGCYLRRSVNILSSRYAVPGISRKSECFVTWPAERINLYTSPKRPFRCFTNTCPTADIGNSQDSRMVYIGENYVLTRHTPDSDNITLTINWRGREVNMDRRKYEPIETTITRLKRSLYKLDMANNQKENISIDPSNESSAPRASFESCALDSTIPGTSLSTNGTNSNDPRQKNTATTPDCYSISFLSSSFECFDQKSSLLEVAQNASFLSLNDTLLQIFNNVSRICDVFLSSRAMVGCPLTVQIQSDGSLNYDDVVIDWWDDRGQLLHRGPVYIPPEFMAYRVVKAIVTHNRLPWNFMESDFCRVFDAPINRWQYERIMLFNTSPVGNATSPLQSDSMDLRVMSFNILSPTYVATDEAIQRFFPYCPHEWLDSSYRNPLILREIFLLRPHILCLQECATSAYRNYIEPVLGQQYYSWLTIKNTTSDEGCCIFIKKDIFDVVDVQSLMFKEQILRPEYSDLLNRIGAPNWLNYDEKTYFSKFHTVFQLGCFVNRSNEKSNYLFLANSHLYFHPSGKHIRLLQTYVLLYELERFKKRCGDKFGFDIETESVTIICGDFNSFSSEGAYHLVVNGWIPYHHEDFEYGLRYSHERFIPSAQNKQYLDSRMNGTPYSFGEQSERLEVPNYQGYHDAYSGHELPFTNFVKTFSGTLDYIFHSNNIKVKRCLPGITTRDAQEYEGLPSKLYPSDHISIAADF